The following coding sequences are from one Tachysurus vachellii isolate PV-2020 chromosome 7, HZAU_Pvac_v1, whole genome shotgun sequence window:
- the LOC132848080 gene encoding C-type lectin lectoxin-Lio2-like: protein MKSNNVYHLNFTANFSGASRFIGITSPYLTWPDAQAYCRTHHTDLASSLNSSDNNFLLQLRDIQGDSWFGLYRDTWKWSDGTIASKLPWTSGEPDNYLVIENCASHINKVFNDYLCSQPAYFYCHTNKAETGGTWHDGEHHSDLEGAARWKRLQQEKQR from the exons ATGAAATCTAACAATGTTTATCATTTGAATTTCACAGCTAATTTCAGTGGTGCTTCCAGGTTCATCGGCATCACTAGTCCTTATCTGACCTGGCCTGATGCTCAGGCTTACTGCCGAACACATCACACAGACTTGGCCAGCTCTCTTAACAGCTCAGATAACAACTTCCTTTTGCAGCTGAGGGACATCCAGGGTGATTCCTGGTTTGGACTCTACAGAGATACATGGAAGTGGTCAGATGGGACCATCGCTTCAAAGCTACCATGGACTTCTGGAGAACCTGATAATTATCTTGTCATTGAGAACTGTGCATCACATATTAACaaagtgtttaatgattatttatgcAGCCAGCCAGCCTACTTCTACTGTCACACCA ATAAAGCAGAAACTGGAGGAACATGGCATGATGGAGAACACCACAGTGACCTGGAGGGTGCAGCCAGATGGAAACGTCttcaacaagaaaaacaaagatga
- the LOC132849278 gene encoding C-type mannose receptor 2-like: protein MAQNYCRVMYTDMATIVTDDDWLRLNKEAVRKGFMSYTWIGLYNDVNSWRWSLNELPLKNVIYTNWYSGQPDNYAGKESCGVIRGYGTWTDASCEGLRPFICYNANFSGASRFIGITSPYLTWPDAQAYCRTHHTDLASSLNSSDNNVLLQLRDIQGDSWFGLYRDTWKWSDGTIASKLPWTSGEPDNYLVIENCASHINKVFNDYLCSQPAYFYCHTNKAETGGTWHDGEHHSDLEGAARWKRLQKEKQR, encoded by the exons ATGGCTCAGAATTACTGCAGGGTGATGTACACTGACATGGCAACAATCGTAACCGATGATGATTGGTTACGACTAAACAAAGAAGCAGTAAGAAAAGGCTTCATGTCTTACACCTGGATTGGATTGTACAATGATGTCAATAGCTGGCGCTGGTCCTTAAACGAGCTCCCACTGAAGAATGTCATTTATACCAACTGGTACTCTGGACAGCCTGATAATTATGCTGGGAAAGAATCATGTGGTGTAATTCGTGGATATGGAACCTGGACAGATGCTTCATGTGAAGGTCTAAGACCCTTTATATGTTACAATG CTAATTTCAGTGGTGCTTCCAGGTTCATCGGCATCACTAGTCCTTATCTGACCTGGCCTGATGCTCAGGCTTACTGCCGAACACATCACACAGACTTGGCCAGCTCTCTTAACAGCTCAGATAACAACGTCCTTTTGCAGCTGAGGGACATCCAGGGTGATTCCTGGTTTGGACTCTACAGAGATACATGGAAGTGGTCAGATGGGACCATCGCTTCAAAGCTACCATGGACTTCTGGAGAACCTGATAATTATCTTGTCATTGAGAACTGTGCATCACATATTAACaaagtgtttaatgattatttatgcAGCCAGCCAGCCTACTTCTACTGTCACACCA ATAAAGCAGAAACTGGAGGAACATGGCATGATGGAGAACACCACAGTGACCTGGAGGGTGCAGCCAGATGGAAACGtcttcaaaaagaaaaacaaagatga